The Oryzias latipes chromosome 16, ASM223467v1 genome includes a region encoding these proteins:
- the LOC101165420 gene encoding voltage-dependent calcium channel gamma-6 subunit-like has protein sequence MWSNFFVQQEDEGRIGVAGAGQGGGMGGMKGFRGQRRTNKMSDSQEGKIKLAFFVSIVGVTLTVLGMGTEFWVELAQPKNFVGNQTCQMAHYGLWKGCIRTLWVSDIDPERTSCGPADLPGESNCTYFKFFTSGENAVIFKKTTNRNLNLAAAILALLSLTMMVMGSICIVMSLSKGVAFFLKPASFCFISSGVLVFLSVLIFHQSVLALLASDHSIPLHHELSWSVACVGSAGTILIFGGFLFILLSLPFSPWQKCWPHKNSTT, from the exons ATGTGGTCCAACTTCTTTGTGCAGCAGGAAGATGAGGGACGCATCGGGGTGGCGGGAGCTGGACAGGGTGGAGGTATGGGAGGAATGAAAGGTTTCAGAGGCCAAAGACGGACCAATAAGATGAGCGATAGCCAGGAGGGCAAAATCAAGCTGGCCTTCTTCGTGTCGATTGTTGGGGTGACTCTGACGGTGTTGGGCATGGGGACGGAGTTTTGGGTGGAACTGGCTCAGCCCAAAAATTTCGTCGGCAACCAGACCTGCCAGATGGCTCATTATGGCCTGTGGAAGGGCTGCATCCGTACCCTGTGGGTGTCTGACATAGACCCAGAGAGGACAAGCTGCGGCCCGGCTGACCTACCTGGAG AATCCAACTGCACCTACTTCAAATTCTTCACCTCTGGGGAGAATGCAGTCATTTTTAAGAAGACGACAAACAGAA ATCTAAATCTGGCTGCAGcaattttggcacttttgagtCTGACCATGATGGTGATGGGCTCCATCTGCATTGTTATGTCTCTCAGCAAAGGAGTTGCCTTCTTCCTCAAACCAGCttccttttgtttcatttcatcaG GGGTTCTGGTCTTTCTGTCAGTCCTTATTTTCCACCAGTCTGTGCTGGCGCTGCTGGCCAGTGACCACTCAATACCGCTTCATCATGAGCTGTCCTGGTCTGTGGCTTGTGTTGGCTCAGCAGGAACCATCCTCATTTTCGGAGGCTTCCTCTTCATCCTTCTCTCCCTTCCTTTTAGTCCGTGGCAGAAGTGTTGGCCGCACAAGAACAGCACCACTTAG
- the u2af2 gene encoding splicing factor U2AF 65 kDa subunit isoform X6, translated as MSDFDEFERQLSENHQERDKENRHHRRSSSRSRSRERKKRSRDGGERRSRDRRGDSKERRHRRNSPPAYPQENTASRSPHREKKKKIKKYWDVPPPGFEHITPMQYKAMQAAGQIPATALLPTMTPDGLAVTPTPVPVVGSQMTRQARRLYVGNIPFGITEESMMDFFNAQMRLGGLTQAPGNPVLAVQINQDKNFAFLEFRSVDETTQAMAFDGIIFQGQSLKIRRPHDYQPLPGMSENPSVYVPGVVSTVVPDSAHKLFIGGLPNYLNDDQVKELLTSFGPLKAFNLVKDSATGLSKGYAFCEYVDVNLNDQAIAGLNGMQLGDKKLLVQRASVGSKNATLTSINQTPVTLQVPGLNSSVTQMGGLPTEVLCLMNMVAPEELLDDEEYEEIVEDVREECGKYGQVKSIEIPRPVDGLEVPGTGKIFVEFTSVFDAQKAMQGLTGRKFANRVVVTKYCDPDAYHRRDFW; from the exons AAAGGGACAAAGAAAACCGGCACCATCGTCGTTCTTCATCCCGCAGCCGCAGcagagagaggaagaagaggagcaggGATGGCGGGGAAAGACGCAGCAGGGACCGCCGTGGGGACAGTAAGGAGCGGAGACACCGGCGCAA CTCGCCACCCGCCTACCCTCAAGAAAATACTGCAAG CCGATCTCCCCATcgtgaaaagaagaagaagatcaaGAAGTATTGGGATGTTCCTCCTCCTGGTTTTGAGCATATCACTCCCATGCAGTACAAAGCCATGCAAG CCGCAGGCCAGATTCCAGCCACAGCTCTCCTGCCAACCATGACTCCAGATGGACTGGCTGTTACTCCCACTCCTGTGCCTGTAGTGGGGAGCCAGATGACCCGGCAGGCCCGCCGGCTTTATGTGGGTAACATCCCCTTTGGTATCACAGAG GAGTCCATGATGGATTTCTTCAATGCTCAAATGCGCTTGGGTGGTCTCACCCAAGCCCCTGGCAACCCTGTTCTTGCAGTACAGATCAACCAGGATAAGAATTTTGCCTTTCTTGAG TTTCGTTCAGTTGATGAAACTACACAGGCAATGGCCTTTGATGGCATCATCTTTCAAGGCCAGAGTCTGAAAATCCGTCGTCCACACGATTACCAGCCCTTGCCTGGCATGAGCGAGAACCCCAGTGTCTATGTGCCTG GTGTGGTGTCGACTGTGGTACCAGACTCGGCTCATAAGCTCTTCATTGGGGGTTTGCCCAACTACCTGAATGATGACCAG GTGAAGGAGCTGTTGACATCATTCGGGCCTCTGAAGGCCTTCAATCTGGTAAAAGACAGCGCCACAGGCCTCTCCAAAGGATACGCTTTTTGCGAATACGTTGACGTCAACTTGAATGACCAG GCTATTGCTGGCCTGAATGGCATGCAGCTTGGAGACAAGAAGCTGCTGGTGCAGAGAGCCAGTGTGGGATCCAAGAACGCTACTCTG ACAAGTATAAACCAGACCCCAGTGACGCTGCAGGTACCAGGTCTGAACAGCTCCGTGACTCAGATGGGGGGCCTCCCCACTGAGGTGCTATGTCTGATGAACATGGTGGCCCCTGAAGAGCTCCTGGACGATGAGGAGTATGAGGAGATCGTGGAAGACGTGAGGGAGGAGTGTGGCAAGTATGGCCAGGTGAAGAGCATTGAGATCCCCCGTCCTGTGGACGGCCTGGAAGTTCCTGGAACCGGCAAG ATCTTTGTGGAATTCACGTCGGTTTTCGACGCCCAAAAGGCCATGCAGGGGCTCACAGGGAGGAAGTTTGCCAATAGGGTGGTGGTGACCAAATACTGCGATCCAGATGCTTATCACCGCCGGGACTTCTGGTAG
- the u2af2 gene encoding splicing factor U2AF 65 kDa subunit isoform X5, producing MSDFDEFERQLSENHQERDKENRHHRRSSSRSRSRERKKRSRDGGERRSRDRRGDSKERRHRRNSPPAYPQENTASRSPHREKKKKIKKYWDVPPPGFEHITPMQYKAMQAAGQIPATALLPTMTPDGLAVTPTPVPVVGSQMTRQARRLYVGNIPFGITEESMMDFFNAQMRLGGLTQAPGNPVLAVQINQDKNFAFLEFRSVDETTQAMAFDGIIFQGQSLKIRRPHDYQPLPGMSENPSVYVPGTQTINDRLGVVSTVVPDSAHKLFIGGLPNYLNDDQVKELLTSFGPLKAFNLVKDSATGLSKGYAFCEYVDVNLNDQAIAGLNGMQLGDKKLLVQRASVGSKNATLTSINQTPVTLQVPGLNSSVTQMGGLPTEVLCLMNMVAPEELLDDEEYEEIVEDVREECGKYGQVKSIEIPRPVDGLEVPGTGKIFVEFTSVFDAQKAMQGLTGRKFANRVVVTKYCDPDAYHRRDFW from the exons AAAGGGACAAAGAAAACCGGCACCATCGTCGTTCTTCATCCCGCAGCCGCAGcagagagaggaagaagaggagcaggGATGGCGGGGAAAGACGCAGCAGGGACCGCCGTGGGGACAGTAAGGAGCGGAGACACCGGCGCAA CTCGCCACCCGCCTACCCTCAAGAAAATACTGCAAG CCGATCTCCCCATcgtgaaaagaagaagaagatcaaGAAGTATTGGGATGTTCCTCCTCCTGGTTTTGAGCATATCACTCCCATGCAGTACAAAGCCATGCAAG CCGCAGGCCAGATTCCAGCCACAGCTCTCCTGCCAACCATGACTCCAGATGGACTGGCTGTTACTCCCACTCCTGTGCCTGTAGTGGGGAGCCAGATGACCCGGCAGGCCCGCCGGCTTTATGTGGGTAACATCCCCTTTGGTATCACAGAG GAGTCCATGATGGATTTCTTCAATGCTCAAATGCGCTTGGGTGGTCTCACCCAAGCCCCTGGCAACCCTGTTCTTGCAGTACAGATCAACCAGGATAAGAATTTTGCCTTTCTTGAG TTTCGTTCAGTTGATGAAACTACACAGGCAATGGCCTTTGATGGCATCATCTTTCAAGGCCAGAGTCTGAAAATCCGTCGTCCACACGATTACCAGCCCTTGCCTGGCATGAGCGAGAACCCCAGTGTCTATGTGCCTGGTACACAGACAATTAATG ATCGTCTAGGTGTGGTGTCGACTGTGGTACCAGACTCGGCTCATAAGCTCTTCATTGGGGGTTTGCCCAACTACCTGAATGATGACCAG GTGAAGGAGCTGTTGACATCATTCGGGCCTCTGAAGGCCTTCAATCTGGTAAAAGACAGCGCCACAGGCCTCTCCAAAGGATACGCTTTTTGCGAATACGTTGACGTCAACTTGAATGACCAG GCTATTGCTGGCCTGAATGGCATGCAGCTTGGAGACAAGAAGCTGCTGGTGCAGAGAGCCAGTGTGGGATCCAAGAACGCTACTCTG ACAAGTATAAACCAGACCCCAGTGACGCTGCAGGTACCAGGTCTGAACAGCTCCGTGACTCAGATGGGGGGCCTCCCCACTGAGGTGCTATGTCTGATGAACATGGTGGCCCCTGAAGAGCTCCTGGACGATGAGGAGTATGAGGAGATCGTGGAAGACGTGAGGGAGGAGTGTGGCAAGTATGGCCAGGTGAAGAGCATTGAGATCCCCCGTCCTGTGGACGGCCTGGAAGTTCCTGGAACCGGCAAG ATCTTTGTGGAATTCACGTCGGTTTTCGACGCCCAAAAGGCCATGCAGGGGCTCACAGGGAGGAAGTTTGCCAATAGGGTGGTGGTGACCAAATACTGCGATCCAGATGCTTATCACCGCCGGGACTTCTGGTAG
- the u2af2 gene encoding splicing factor U2AF 65 kDa subunit isoform X4, with protein MSDFDEFERQLSENHQVTEHRSFATERDKENRHHRRSSSRSRSRERKKRSRDGGERRSRDRRGDSKERRHRRNSPPAYPQENTASRSPHREKKKKIKKYWDVPPPGFEHITPMQYKAMQAAGQIPATALLPTMTPDGLAVTPTPVPVVGSQMTRQARRLYVGNIPFGITEESMMDFFNAQMRLGGLTQAPGNPVLAVQINQDKNFAFLEFRSVDETTQAMAFDGIIFQGQSLKIRRPHDYQPLPGMSENPSVYVPGVVSTVVPDSAHKLFIGGLPNYLNDDQVKELLTSFGPLKAFNLVKDSATGLSKGYAFCEYVDVNLNDQAIAGLNGMQLGDKKLLVQRASVGSKNATLTSINQTPVTLQVPGLNSSVTQMGGLPTEVLCLMNMVAPEELLDDEEYEEIVEDVREECGKYGQVKSIEIPRPVDGLEVPGTGKIFVEFTSVFDAQKAMQGLTGRKFANRVVVTKYCDPDAYHRRDFW; from the exons TTACTGAGCACCGCTCTTTTGCCACAGAAAGGGACAAAGAAAACCGGCACCATCGTCGTTCTTCATCCCGCAGCCGCAGcagagagaggaagaagaggagcaggGATGGCGGGGAAAGACGCAGCAGGGACCGCCGTGGGGACAGTAAGGAGCGGAGACACCGGCGCAA CTCGCCACCCGCCTACCCTCAAGAAAATACTGCAAG CCGATCTCCCCATcgtgaaaagaagaagaagatcaaGAAGTATTGGGATGTTCCTCCTCCTGGTTTTGAGCATATCACTCCCATGCAGTACAAAGCCATGCAAG CCGCAGGCCAGATTCCAGCCACAGCTCTCCTGCCAACCATGACTCCAGATGGACTGGCTGTTACTCCCACTCCTGTGCCTGTAGTGGGGAGCCAGATGACCCGGCAGGCCCGCCGGCTTTATGTGGGTAACATCCCCTTTGGTATCACAGAG GAGTCCATGATGGATTTCTTCAATGCTCAAATGCGCTTGGGTGGTCTCACCCAAGCCCCTGGCAACCCTGTTCTTGCAGTACAGATCAACCAGGATAAGAATTTTGCCTTTCTTGAG TTTCGTTCAGTTGATGAAACTACACAGGCAATGGCCTTTGATGGCATCATCTTTCAAGGCCAGAGTCTGAAAATCCGTCGTCCACACGATTACCAGCCCTTGCCTGGCATGAGCGAGAACCCCAGTGTCTATGTGCCTG GTGTGGTGTCGACTGTGGTACCAGACTCGGCTCATAAGCTCTTCATTGGGGGTTTGCCCAACTACCTGAATGATGACCAG GTGAAGGAGCTGTTGACATCATTCGGGCCTCTGAAGGCCTTCAATCTGGTAAAAGACAGCGCCACAGGCCTCTCCAAAGGATACGCTTTTTGCGAATACGTTGACGTCAACTTGAATGACCAG GCTATTGCTGGCCTGAATGGCATGCAGCTTGGAGACAAGAAGCTGCTGGTGCAGAGAGCCAGTGTGGGATCCAAGAACGCTACTCTG ACAAGTATAAACCAGACCCCAGTGACGCTGCAGGTACCAGGTCTGAACAGCTCCGTGACTCAGATGGGGGGCCTCCCCACTGAGGTGCTATGTCTGATGAACATGGTGGCCCCTGAAGAGCTCCTGGACGATGAGGAGTATGAGGAGATCGTGGAAGACGTGAGGGAGGAGTGTGGCAAGTATGGCCAGGTGAAGAGCATTGAGATCCCCCGTCCTGTGGACGGCCTGGAAGTTCCTGGAACCGGCAAG ATCTTTGTGGAATTCACGTCGGTTTTCGACGCCCAAAAGGCCATGCAGGGGCTCACAGGGAGGAAGTTTGCCAATAGGGTGGTGGTGACCAAATACTGCGATCCAGATGCTTATCACCGCCGGGACTTCTGGTAG
- the u2af2 gene encoding splicing factor U2AF 65 kDa subunit isoform X1 has product MSDFDEFERQLSENHQVTEHRSFATERDKENRHHRRSSSRSRSRERKKRSRDGGERRSRDRRGDSKERRHRRNSPPAYPQENTASRSPHREKKKKIKKYWDVPPPGFEHITPMQYKAMQAAGQIPATALLPTMTPDGLAVTPTPVPVVGSQMTRQARRLYVGNIPFGITEESMMDFFNAQMRLGGLTQAPGNPVLAVQINQDKNFAFLEFRSVDETTQAMAFDGIIFQGQSLKIRRPHDYQPLPGMSENPSVYVPGTQTINDRLGVVSTVVPDSAHKLFIGGLPNYLNDDQVKELLTSFGPLKAFNLVKDSATGLSKGYAFCEYVDVNLNDQAIAGLNGMQLGDKKLLVQRASVGSKNATLTSINQTPVTLQVPGLNSSVTQMGGLPTEVLCLMNMVAPEELLDDEEYEEIVEDVREECGKYGQVKSIEIPRPVDGLEVPGTGKIFVEFTSVFDAQKAMQGLTGRKFANRVVVTKYCDPDAYHRRDFW; this is encoded by the exons TTACTGAGCACCGCTCTTTTGCCACAGAAAGGGACAAAGAAAACCGGCACCATCGTCGTTCTTCATCCCGCAGCCGCAGcagagagaggaagaagaggagcaggGATGGCGGGGAAAGACGCAGCAGGGACCGCCGTGGGGACAGTAAGGAGCGGAGACACCGGCGCAA CTCGCCACCCGCCTACCCTCAAGAAAATACTGCAAG CCGATCTCCCCATcgtgaaaagaagaagaagatcaaGAAGTATTGGGATGTTCCTCCTCCTGGTTTTGAGCATATCACTCCCATGCAGTACAAAGCCATGCAAG CCGCAGGCCAGATTCCAGCCACAGCTCTCCTGCCAACCATGACTCCAGATGGACTGGCTGTTACTCCCACTCCTGTGCCTGTAGTGGGGAGCCAGATGACCCGGCAGGCCCGCCGGCTTTATGTGGGTAACATCCCCTTTGGTATCACAGAG GAGTCCATGATGGATTTCTTCAATGCTCAAATGCGCTTGGGTGGTCTCACCCAAGCCCCTGGCAACCCTGTTCTTGCAGTACAGATCAACCAGGATAAGAATTTTGCCTTTCTTGAG TTTCGTTCAGTTGATGAAACTACACAGGCAATGGCCTTTGATGGCATCATCTTTCAAGGCCAGAGTCTGAAAATCCGTCGTCCACACGATTACCAGCCCTTGCCTGGCATGAGCGAGAACCCCAGTGTCTATGTGCCTGGTACACAGACAATTAATG ATCGTCTAGGTGTGGTGTCGACTGTGGTACCAGACTCGGCTCATAAGCTCTTCATTGGGGGTTTGCCCAACTACCTGAATGATGACCAG GTGAAGGAGCTGTTGACATCATTCGGGCCTCTGAAGGCCTTCAATCTGGTAAAAGACAGCGCCACAGGCCTCTCCAAAGGATACGCTTTTTGCGAATACGTTGACGTCAACTTGAATGACCAG GCTATTGCTGGCCTGAATGGCATGCAGCTTGGAGACAAGAAGCTGCTGGTGCAGAGAGCCAGTGTGGGATCCAAGAACGCTACTCTG ACAAGTATAAACCAGACCCCAGTGACGCTGCAGGTACCAGGTCTGAACAGCTCCGTGACTCAGATGGGGGGCCTCCCCACTGAGGTGCTATGTCTGATGAACATGGTGGCCCCTGAAGAGCTCCTGGACGATGAGGAGTATGAGGAGATCGTGGAAGACGTGAGGGAGGAGTGTGGCAAGTATGGCCAGGTGAAGAGCATTGAGATCCCCCGTCCTGTGGACGGCCTGGAAGTTCCTGGAACCGGCAAG ATCTTTGTGGAATTCACGTCGGTTTTCGACGCCCAAAAGGCCATGCAGGGGCTCACAGGGAGGAAGTTTGCCAATAGGGTGGTGGTGACCAAATACTGCGATCCAGATGCTTATCACCGCCGGGACTTCTGGTAG
- the u2af2 gene encoding splicing factor U2AF 65 kDa subunit isoform X3: protein MSDFDEFERQLSENHQVTEHRSFATERDKENRHHRRSSSRSRSRERKKRSRDGGERRSRDRRGDSKERRHRRNSPPAYPQENTASRSPHREKKKKIKKYWDVPPPGFEHITPMQYKAMQAAGQIPATALLPTMTPDGLAVTPTPVPVVGSQMTRQARRLYVGNIPFGITEESMMDFFNAQMRLGGLTQAPGNPVLAVQINQDKNFAFLEFRSVDETTQAMAFDGIIFQGQSLKIRRPHDYQPLPGMSENPSVYVPDRLGVVSTVVPDSAHKLFIGGLPNYLNDDQVKELLTSFGPLKAFNLVKDSATGLSKGYAFCEYVDVNLNDQAIAGLNGMQLGDKKLLVQRASVGSKNATLTSINQTPVTLQVPGLNSSVTQMGGLPTEVLCLMNMVAPEELLDDEEYEEIVEDVREECGKYGQVKSIEIPRPVDGLEVPGTGKIFVEFTSVFDAQKAMQGLTGRKFANRVVVTKYCDPDAYHRRDFW, encoded by the exons TTACTGAGCACCGCTCTTTTGCCACAGAAAGGGACAAAGAAAACCGGCACCATCGTCGTTCTTCATCCCGCAGCCGCAGcagagagaggaagaagaggagcaggGATGGCGGGGAAAGACGCAGCAGGGACCGCCGTGGGGACAGTAAGGAGCGGAGACACCGGCGCAA CTCGCCACCCGCCTACCCTCAAGAAAATACTGCAAG CCGATCTCCCCATcgtgaaaagaagaagaagatcaaGAAGTATTGGGATGTTCCTCCTCCTGGTTTTGAGCATATCACTCCCATGCAGTACAAAGCCATGCAAG CCGCAGGCCAGATTCCAGCCACAGCTCTCCTGCCAACCATGACTCCAGATGGACTGGCTGTTACTCCCACTCCTGTGCCTGTAGTGGGGAGCCAGATGACCCGGCAGGCCCGCCGGCTTTATGTGGGTAACATCCCCTTTGGTATCACAGAG GAGTCCATGATGGATTTCTTCAATGCTCAAATGCGCTTGGGTGGTCTCACCCAAGCCCCTGGCAACCCTGTTCTTGCAGTACAGATCAACCAGGATAAGAATTTTGCCTTTCTTGAG TTTCGTTCAGTTGATGAAACTACACAGGCAATGGCCTTTGATGGCATCATCTTTCAAGGCCAGAGTCTGAAAATCCGTCGTCCACACGATTACCAGCCCTTGCCTGGCATGAGCGAGAACCCCAGTGTCTATGTGCCTG ATCGTCTAGGTGTGGTGTCGACTGTGGTACCAGACTCGGCTCATAAGCTCTTCATTGGGGGTTTGCCCAACTACCTGAATGATGACCAG GTGAAGGAGCTGTTGACATCATTCGGGCCTCTGAAGGCCTTCAATCTGGTAAAAGACAGCGCCACAGGCCTCTCCAAAGGATACGCTTTTTGCGAATACGTTGACGTCAACTTGAATGACCAG GCTATTGCTGGCCTGAATGGCATGCAGCTTGGAGACAAGAAGCTGCTGGTGCAGAGAGCCAGTGTGGGATCCAAGAACGCTACTCTG ACAAGTATAAACCAGACCCCAGTGACGCTGCAGGTACCAGGTCTGAACAGCTCCGTGACTCAGATGGGGGGCCTCCCCACTGAGGTGCTATGTCTGATGAACATGGTGGCCCCTGAAGAGCTCCTGGACGATGAGGAGTATGAGGAGATCGTGGAAGACGTGAGGGAGGAGTGTGGCAAGTATGGCCAGGTGAAGAGCATTGAGATCCCCCGTCCTGTGGACGGCCTGGAAGTTCCTGGAACCGGCAAG ATCTTTGTGGAATTCACGTCGGTTTTCGACGCCCAAAAGGCCATGCAGGGGCTCACAGGGAGGAAGTTTGCCAATAGGGTGGTGGTGACCAAATACTGCGATCCAGATGCTTATCACCGCCGGGACTTCTGGTAG
- the u2af2 gene encoding splicing factor U2AF 65 kDa subunit isoform X2, translated as MSDFDEFERQLSENHQVTEHRSFATERDKENRHHRRSSSRSRSRERKKRSRDGGERRSRDRRGDSKERRHRRNSPPAYPQENTASRSPHREKKKKIKKYWDVPPPGFEHITPMQYKAMQAAGQIPATALLPTMTPDGLAVTPTPVPVVGSQMTRQARRLYVGNIPFGITEESMMDFFNAQMRLGGLTQAPGNPVLAVQINQDKNFAFLEFRSVDETTQAMAFDGIIFQGQSLKIRRPHDYQPLPGMSENPSVYVPGTQTINGVVSTVVPDSAHKLFIGGLPNYLNDDQVKELLTSFGPLKAFNLVKDSATGLSKGYAFCEYVDVNLNDQAIAGLNGMQLGDKKLLVQRASVGSKNATLTSINQTPVTLQVPGLNSSVTQMGGLPTEVLCLMNMVAPEELLDDEEYEEIVEDVREECGKYGQVKSIEIPRPVDGLEVPGTGKIFVEFTSVFDAQKAMQGLTGRKFANRVVVTKYCDPDAYHRRDFW; from the exons TTACTGAGCACCGCTCTTTTGCCACAGAAAGGGACAAAGAAAACCGGCACCATCGTCGTTCTTCATCCCGCAGCCGCAGcagagagaggaagaagaggagcaggGATGGCGGGGAAAGACGCAGCAGGGACCGCCGTGGGGACAGTAAGGAGCGGAGACACCGGCGCAA CTCGCCACCCGCCTACCCTCAAGAAAATACTGCAAG CCGATCTCCCCATcgtgaaaagaagaagaagatcaaGAAGTATTGGGATGTTCCTCCTCCTGGTTTTGAGCATATCACTCCCATGCAGTACAAAGCCATGCAAG CCGCAGGCCAGATTCCAGCCACAGCTCTCCTGCCAACCATGACTCCAGATGGACTGGCTGTTACTCCCACTCCTGTGCCTGTAGTGGGGAGCCAGATGACCCGGCAGGCCCGCCGGCTTTATGTGGGTAACATCCCCTTTGGTATCACAGAG GAGTCCATGATGGATTTCTTCAATGCTCAAATGCGCTTGGGTGGTCTCACCCAAGCCCCTGGCAACCCTGTTCTTGCAGTACAGATCAACCAGGATAAGAATTTTGCCTTTCTTGAG TTTCGTTCAGTTGATGAAACTACACAGGCAATGGCCTTTGATGGCATCATCTTTCAAGGCCAGAGTCTGAAAATCCGTCGTCCACACGATTACCAGCCCTTGCCTGGCATGAGCGAGAACCCCAGTGTCTATGTGCCTGGTACACAGACAATTAATG GTGTGGTGTCGACTGTGGTACCAGACTCGGCTCATAAGCTCTTCATTGGGGGTTTGCCCAACTACCTGAATGATGACCAG GTGAAGGAGCTGTTGACATCATTCGGGCCTCTGAAGGCCTTCAATCTGGTAAAAGACAGCGCCACAGGCCTCTCCAAAGGATACGCTTTTTGCGAATACGTTGACGTCAACTTGAATGACCAG GCTATTGCTGGCCTGAATGGCATGCAGCTTGGAGACAAGAAGCTGCTGGTGCAGAGAGCCAGTGTGGGATCCAAGAACGCTACTCTG ACAAGTATAAACCAGACCCCAGTGACGCTGCAGGTACCAGGTCTGAACAGCTCCGTGACTCAGATGGGGGGCCTCCCCACTGAGGTGCTATGTCTGATGAACATGGTGGCCCCTGAAGAGCTCCTGGACGATGAGGAGTATGAGGAGATCGTGGAAGACGTGAGGGAGGAGTGTGGCAAGTATGGCCAGGTGAAGAGCATTGAGATCCCCCGTCCTGTGGACGGCCTGGAAGTTCCTGGAACCGGCAAG ATCTTTGTGGAATTCACGTCGGTTTTCGACGCCCAAAAGGCCATGCAGGGGCTCACAGGGAGGAAGTTTGCCAATAGGGTGGTGGTGACCAAATACTGCGATCCAGATGCTTATCACCGCCGGGACTTCTGGTAG